The window TCAAAGAATGCTTCTCCTGCTCCATTATGCAGCTAATTTCTGAGTGCAAGATGTCCTTGGCTCCGTGGCATTCTCACCCGTCAAGTCGGACATGAACGGCAACATCAAGGTTCGTCAGGAGGCAGCCTGCATCAATCGGCCTAGTTCGGCGTCTTGACACAGAATCTGCTACAGAAACTTCGCGATCGCCAGCTCGCCTCCCCGGCAGAGTCAGAGAACGTTCAAGACCTATGCCGCAACGAGCTGAAGACCAAGAAGCACACCGCCACCGAGGGCCTCCTCTGGCTGGTTCGGTATGTGGGCCGTTGCTATGCCTGCCGCCTTGCGAATGCCGCTGACAATGACGAACCTCACACAGCGGCCTTGAATTCACCTGCATCGCCCTTAGTCAAAACGTGGCGAAGCCTTCGGAGGAGCTTGCGGACTCTTTCCGTGGCGCCTATGGCCAGACCCTAAAGCCCCATCACGGGTTCCTCGTCAAGCCCATCTTCAGCGCCGCGATGGGCGCATGCCCCTATCGCAAGGACTTCTACGCCAAGCTTGGCTCGGACGAGTCCAAAGTCAAGGATGACTTGCGCGTTTACCTCGCCGCACTCGAAAAAGTGGTCACCATCCTGAAGGGTTTCCTCGAAAGCAAGGATGCCAAGTGGTAATCACATCACAACTCGCGCTTGGAGTACCAGTGTTTATGATGTGGAAGTTCGGGAGTGAAATCACTCACTCGAAGCTTAAACTAAGGCTCATAAGGCTACACTGTTGGAATTACAGCAAGACACGGTATTCTTGGCACCCAGATTTGGAGCAAAAGCGTCGTTGCAGGGGTGTGGAGAGTTGATGGGCTTTAACACACTGATCGGTGGCAGCCATCGTCATACAACGTCTGGTAGATAGGCAGGCAATTGGGGTCGAACAAGAGATCTGGAACACTTCTCTGGAAGGCACAGAACCCAGCTGAATAGTCTTCGCGACGGAATGCTGTCTAGTGAGCACCGCCGTAGTACAACACCTCTTTCCTCGTGCCTTCGTCTCTCTCTCTATCCTTCCTACTCCTGCTCCAACTCGCGGCGTAGTCTTTTGGCCCGCGCATACATGGTTGACTTCTGATTCGCCTCAACCCACTCTAGCATCCCAGGCCCTGCACTAACCAGACGTGACCCAATGCAGACATTCGGCGGATCAAACCTTGCATGTGCGGCAATACGAGAGCTCATGCCCAGGATCAGGGCAACTTCCTGATCATTTAATCTAACTGGTGACTTTGAGAAGGAGGGGACCACTCTTTGCCAGCAAACCTGGTGTTCTgcaacccccctccccctccgcGATTTAGATTGCCCATGATGTCACTTAAATGGACATCGACATCAAAGCTCATACATCCAATCATGCCCCTGCCTCCCGTTTTCTGGTCGGCGTTCGCACTATCGAGCGCTTCTTGACCGAAAAATCAGATGCTTTGGCCGTCGAATGCGAGGCGCTTTGTGAGGCGCCAATCTCATAGTAGACTCTCCATCCGTCTCGCATTCCTGGATGAGCCAGCGAGCCATGGCTCGCGTAGCCTCGGCGTACTCGACTCTGACACTCTCCTTTGGGGCCATTGGCGGTGGCTTATCCCATGCGTGAGACTCACCATGGACGACGCGAACAGATACTGCCTTGTCGCATCGTTCTAGCCTCTGGCAAAAACGCAGGGCCTCTGCAAGAAGCATGTCATGTTCGCAGAGGCAAAGGTGAACCGGAGGAAGCTTCTTGAGAAGCTCGTCCGACATGAGACCCGGGGATAGTCTCGGGTCCGAGAGCTGTTGACGTG of the Drechmeria coniospora strain ARSEF 6962 chromosome 01, whole genome shotgun sequence genome contains:
- a CDS encoding HET-C2-like protein; translated protein: MSAPVIPPGGTIVQTFKQSFVDVPIDAAKDNAIATTEFLAAAESLTTIFDVLGSVAFSPVKSDMNGNIKKLRDRQLASPAESENVQDLCRNELKTKKHTATEGLLWLVRGLEFTCIALSQNVAKPSEELADSFRGAYGQTLKPHHGFLVKPIFSAAMGACPYRKDFYAKLGSDESKVKDDLRVYLAALEKVVTILKGFLESKDAKW